Proteins encoded by one window of Hymenobacter tibetensis:
- a CDS encoding porin family protein: protein MRRPIALFSFVLLTTGSLSAQHPRLGIKAGLNASTYAGASLPRSDYQFGATGGLLLQRPLNQHVDLQSELLYEQRGSELRYSNRAEGVTFTTIDYIRTVRSRLHYGSLALLVRPHQGAWFAVAGPQLSYLVAEKRTIRDQVNVVVGPVDPVLPDGAARTVRNKQDYNRGEAGYVLGIGREIGARWQVEVRYAAGLTKLRQPSVVVDAIYGPERVQHARNRSLQAQVSYLLPAQ, encoded by the coding sequence ATGCGTCGCCCAATTGCCCTTTTCTCGTTTGTCTTGCTGACGACGGGCTCCCTCTCAGCGCAGCACCCACGCCTGGGCATCAAAGCAGGCCTAAACGCTAGCACGTACGCTGGCGCGTCGCTCCCACGCTCCGACTACCAGTTTGGTGCCACAGGAGGGTTGCTCCTACAGCGGCCCTTGAACCAGCACGTAGATTTGCAGTCTGAATTGCTGTATGAACAGCGGGGTTCCGAACTGCGATACAGCAACCGCGCCGAGGGCGTAACCTTCACCACCATCGACTATATCCGCACCGTGCGCAGCCGCTTGCACTACGGCAGCTTGGCGTTGCTTGTCCGGCCACACCAAGGGGCCTGGTTTGCCGTAGCCGGTCCGCAGCTCAGCTACCTTGTTGCAGAGAAGCGCACCATCCGCGACCAGGTCAACGTGGTTGTTGGACCGGTTGATCCTGTCTTGCCAGATGGGGCGGCTAGAACCGTGCGCAACAAGCAGGATTACAATCGCGGTGAAGCAGGCTATGTGCTCGGGATAGGGCGCGAAATCGGGGCCCGGTGGCAGGTGGAAGTCCGCTATGCAGCAGGCCTTACCAAGTTACGCCAGCCATCCGTAGTAGTTGATGCCATTTATGGGCCAGAACGAGTGCAGCACGCCCGGAACCGAAGCCTGCAGGCGCAAGTGAGCTACTTGCTGCCTGCCCAATAG
- a CDS encoding replication initiation protein — translation MDIIPPEKRVAQHNALINARFSFVPLQMRLFVALLSRIDFDDVDFKEHFIPLEELVFDRRGGSAYEQVDEMCKGLTSFTLYIEELEEKTRKRRRKPSYTYIPLMAEAGYRADLGGVVASFNPKIMPYLLQLRESGNFTTADIQQVLKLKSPQSLRIYWLLKEYAGFGRRTISVEDLRFILGIEEHEYPRFSNFKARVLDKAQSEIAETDIPFTYELEREGKTVARIKFLFEQLAASATKKTLPGAAEWSEALLQIGVSQRSITTIAHQLENDEYDVGYIAFVVRIVETQFRKGKIKKPAGAIYKALVEKYLLEDYIATTKPRQRPKKELAPASENHPTAAFKLSEVQQMYDNPGPYAQRQKRAATFDEHLQQVYFKDGFVVEEREGEAWLVKQA, via the coding sequence ATGGACATAATCCCTCCTGAAAAGCGAGTTGCGCAGCATAATGCGCTCATCAACGCTCGTTTTAGCTTCGTGCCGTTGCAGATGCGTCTGTTTGTAGCCCTGCTCTCGCGCATAGATTTCGATGACGTAGATTTCAAGGAACACTTTATTCCGCTTGAAGAGTTGGTTTTTGACCGACGAGGAGGCTCAGCCTACGAGCAAGTGGACGAGATGTGTAAGGGCTTGACCTCCTTTACATTATACATAGAGGAGCTAGAAGAGAAAACCCGCAAGCGCCGCCGTAAGCCCAGCTATACCTACATTCCGTTGATGGCAGAAGCCGGCTACCGCGCCGACTTAGGAGGTGTTGTGGCCAGCTTCAACCCGAAGATTATGCCTTACCTGTTGCAGTTGCGGGAAAGTGGCAACTTCACCACGGCCGATATTCAGCAGGTTCTCAAACTTAAGAGTCCCCAATCACTGCGAATCTATTGGTTGTTAAAGGAGTACGCTGGCTTTGGACGCCGTACGATTAGCGTAGAAGATTTACGTTTCATCTTGGGTATTGAAGAGCACGAATATCCTCGGTTCTCCAACTTCAAAGCCCGCGTATTGGACAAAGCCCAGAGTGAAATAGCTGAAACTGATATTCCTTTCACCTATGAGTTGGAGCGGGAAGGCAAGACCGTGGCCCGGATCAAGTTTTTGTTCGAGCAATTAGCTGCATCTGCTACAAAAAAGACGTTGCCAGGAGCAGCAGAATGGTCCGAGGCCTTGCTCCAAATCGGGGTGAGCCAGCGCAGCATCACTACCATTGCCCATCAACTGGAAAACGACGAATACGATGTAGGCTACATCGCCTTCGTCGTTCGGATTGTGGAAACTCAGTTTCGGAAAGGTAAAATCAAAAAGCCAGCTGGTGCTATCTACAAAGCGCTGGTAGAGAAATACTTGCTGGAAGATTATATAGCCACTACTAAGCCCCGCCAACGCCCTAAGAAAGAACTGGCCCCCGCCAGCGAAAACCACCCAACGGCCGCCTTCAAACTCAGTGAAGTGCAGCAGATGTACGACAACCCTGGCCCTTACGCTCAGCGGCAGAAGCGGGCGGCTACCTTCGACGAGCATCTTCAACAAGTGTATTTCAAGGATGGCTTTGTGGTCGAAGAACGGGAAGGAGAAGCCTGGCTCGTCAAGCAAGCGTAG
- the pcaF gene encoding 3-oxoadipyl-CoA thiolase yields the protein MKDAFIVDGIRTPIGNFGGTLATVRPDDMAALVIRELLRRNPTADPAGVADVLLGCANQAGEDNRNVARMALLLAGLPYTVPGETVNRLCASGLSASMAAARAIQCNDGDLFVAGGVENMTRGPFVVSKASTAFGRDSQMADSSFGWRFINPRMEELYGTDAMGETAENLAERDQISRADQDQFAYDSHQRAARARDSGRFAEEIVPVPILQRKGESVLFAQDEFIKANTTLEGLAALRPAFRKTGTVTAGNSSGLNDGAAALLLASEEGLKHHNLTPRARFVAMGVAGVEPRIMGIGPVPASQLALKKAGLTLHDIDLIEFNEAFAAQALACVRGLGLEDNDPRINPNGGAIALGHPLGMSGARILNTAVLELHKQQKRYALVTMCIGVGQGYAVIIERV from the coding sequence ATGAAAGACGCATTTATCGTTGACGGTATCCGCACCCCGATCGGCAACTTTGGTGGCACCTTAGCCACCGTACGCCCTGATGATATGGCGGCGCTGGTTATCCGCGAACTCCTACGGCGCAATCCCACCGCCGACCCCGCCGGTGTTGCCGACGTGTTGCTCGGCTGCGCCAACCAAGCCGGCGAAGACAACCGCAACGTGGCTCGTATGGCCCTGCTGCTGGCGGGCTTACCCTACACGGTGCCCGGCGAAACCGTGAACCGCCTTTGCGCCTCGGGCCTGTCGGCGAGCATGGCCGCGGCCCGCGCCATTCAGTGCAACGACGGCGACTTATTTGTGGCTGGGGGCGTAGAAAACATGACCCGTGGCCCCTTCGTTGTGTCCAAGGCCAGTACCGCTTTTGGCCGCGACTCACAGATGGCTGATTCCAGTTTCGGCTGGCGCTTCATCAACCCTCGGATGGAAGAGCTGTACGGTACTGACGCCATGGGCGAAACCGCCGAAAATTTAGCCGAGCGTGACCAGATCAGCCGTGCCGACCAAGACCAGTTTGCCTACGACTCCCACCAGCGTGCTGCCCGTGCCCGCGACTCGGGCCGTTTTGCCGAGGAAATTGTGCCCGTTCCAATTCTGCAGCGTAAAGGCGAGTCGGTACTGTTTGCACAAGACGAGTTCATCAAGGCCAACACCACCCTGGAGGGGCTGGCAGCGTTGCGGCCCGCCTTCCGCAAAACCGGTACAGTCACAGCTGGCAATTCCTCGGGCCTCAACGATGGGGCAGCGGCCTTGCTGTTAGCTTCCGAGGAAGGCCTCAAACACCACAACCTCACGCCACGGGCCCGGTTTGTGGCTATGGGCGTGGCTGGCGTAGAACCGCGCATCATGGGCATTGGGCCGGTGCCAGCCAGCCAGCTGGCTTTGAAGAAAGCTGGCCTGACGCTCCACGACATCGACTTGATTGAGTTCAACGAGGCGTTTGCGGCCCAAGCTTTAGCCTGCGTGCGAGGCTTAGGCCTAGAGGACAACGACCCGCGCATCAACCCCAATGGCGGCGCTATTGCCTTGGGACATCCTCTCGGCATGAGTGGGGCCCGCATCCTGAATACGGCCGTCTTGGAGCTGCATAAGCAACAAAAACGCTACGCCCTCGTGACGATGTGCATCGGTGTCGGCCAGGGATACGCCGTTATCATTGAACGAGTGTAG
- a CDS encoding DUF3861 domain-containing protein has protein sequence MAKRAHHYRLRLEHMAPAATDQPTHPPLEVEFDNHDDIFQIIERLQARNLFAKPSQATEFAIGLKLFSEVMLNNRDHALFAEMRPAFSEFMKKLKSGGKPTEEQPKN, from the coding sequence ATGGCTAAACGCGCCCACCACTACCGCCTGCGCCTCGAACACATGGCCCCTGCCGCTACCGACCAACCTACTCACCCACCGCTGGAGGTGGAATTCGATAACCACGACGACATTTTTCAGATTATTGAACGGTTGCAAGCGCGCAACCTATTTGCTAAGCCCAGCCAGGCCACCGAATTTGCCATTGGGCTGAAGCTGTTCAGTGAAGTGATGCTCAACAACCGCGACCATGCGCTATTTGCAGAGATGCGCCCGGCCTTCAGCGAGTTTATGAAAAAGCTCAAAAGCGGAGGCAAGCCCACTGAAGAGCAACCCAAAAACTAA